A stretch of Triticum aestivum cultivar Chinese Spring chromosome 1D, IWGSC CS RefSeq v2.1, whole genome shotgun sequence DNA encodes these proteins:
- the LOC123181518 gene encoding ATP-dependent Clp protease proteolytic subunit 4, chloroplastic — protein MAVTSASAAASLSVTAAAHRLRHRQLYACARGPAAQPHPLLKLNRRSYAVSASSAAAMSPLSLWEGQGIRAELDAPGGVASGDVMGLLLRERIIFLGNEIEDFLADAVVSQLLLLDAMDSESDIRLFVNSPGGSLSATMAIFDVMQLVRADVSTIGMGIAGSTASIILGGGAKGKRFAMPNTRIMMHQPVGGASGQALDVEVQAKEILASKRNVIRLISGFTGRTLEQVEKDIDRDRYMGPLEAVDYGIIDGVIDEDSIMPLEPVPERVKPKYNYEEMYKDPQKFLTPHVPDDEIY, from the exons ATGGCGGTCACCAGTGCGAGTGCCGCTGCCTCCCTCTCCGTCACGGCTGCAGCTCACCGCCTCAGGCACCGGCAGCTATACGCTTGCGCACGTGGGCCCGCGGCGCAACCTCATCCCCTCCTCAAGCTGAACCGCCGCAGCTACGCGGTCTcggcgtcgtcggcggcggccatgTCTCCTCTGTCCCTGTGGGAAGGCCAAGGCATCCGGGCGGAGTTGGATGCGCCCGGAGGAGTGGCCAGCGGTGACGTCATGGGCCTTCTTCTCCGGGAGCGCATCATCTTCCTCGGCAACGAGATCGAGGACTTCCTCGCCGACGCCGTCGTCAgccagctcctcctcctcgacgccaTGGACTCCGAGTCTGATATCCGGCTCTTCGTCAACTCCCCCGGTGGATCACTCAG TGCGACAATGGCTATCTTCGATGTAATGCAGCTGGTGAGGGCAGATGTATCCACTATTGGAATGGGCATAGCTGGATCCACAGCTTCTATAATCCTTGGTGGTGGCGCAAAGGGCAAACGATTTGCCATGCCCAACACCAGGATTATGATGCATCAGCCCGTGGGAGGCGCGAGTGGCCAGGCCTTGGATGTAGAGGTCCAAGCCAAGGAAATTCTGGCTAGCAAGAGGAATGTCATCCGGCTGATTTCAGGCTTCACGGGGCGCACACTGGAGCAGGTAGAGAAAGACATCGATAGGGACCGATACATGGGTCCTCTTGAGGCCGTCGATTACGGGATCATCGACGGCGTGATCGACGAAGACAGCATCATGCCACTTGAGCCGGTTCCGGAGAGGGTGAAGCCTAAGTACAACTACGAGGAAATGTACAAGGACCCTCAGAAGTTCCTTACGCCGCATGTCCCAGACGATGAGATATACTAA
- the LOC123181519 gene encoding ankyrin repeat domain-containing protein 6: MGRRRAGGGGRGGGRGRGRGEGRGGGEEEDLQLHKAARSGDAAAAESLCESNPLALNSRDRLSRTPLHLAAWAGHVDVVKCLCKHKADVGAAAMDDTAAIHFASQKGHLEVVRELLASGASVKAKNRKGFTALHFAAQNSHLDLVKYLVRRGVDITTKTNAGQTALHVAENDDVRAFLKECEQSLKKGVELPSEKTDDSVAEKADDGKGSGEDRKDGVDAGQGEKRKSEEIGAGTRPPEVKKAKVSLSHLENDMEEEDEADE; encoded by the exons ATGGGGAGGCGCCGAGCCGGCGGCGGGGGGCGCGGAGGAGGCAGAggtcgaggccgaggagaaggacggggtggaggagaggaggaggatctGCAGCTGCACAAGGCTGCGAGGTCgggtgatgcggcggcggcggagtcgcTTTGCGAGTCCAACCCTCTCGCCCTCAACTCCAGAGACCGCCTCTCCCGCACCCC ACTCCATCTGGCGGCATGGGCTGGGCATGTTGATGTTGTGAAATGCCTTTGCAAGCACAAAGCTGATGTCGGGGCTGCAGCAATGGATGACACCGCCGCAATCCATTTTGCTTCCCAGAAAGGTCATTTGGAAGTGGTGCGTGAGCTGCTGGCGTCGGGGGCCTCTGTGAAAGCAAAGAACAGGAAAGGCTTCACGGCGTTGCACTTTGCTGCTCAGAACTCCCACCTGGATCTTGTGAAGTATTTAGTGAGGAGGGGCGTGGACATCACAACAAAGACAAATGCAGGGCAAACGGCTCTACATGTTGCGGAGAATGATGATGTGCGTGCTTTCCTGAAAGAGTGTGAGCAGTCACTGAAGAAGGGAGTGGAGCTACCATCCGAGAAGACGGATGATTCTGTAGCTGAGAAGGCTGATGACGGCAAGGGCTCAGGTGAAGATAGAAAAGATGGTGTTGATGCAGGGCAGGGCGAGAAGAGGAAGAGTGAGGAGATTGGTGCTGGGACGAGGCCGCCGGAGGTGAAGAAGGCCAAAGTTTCACTTTCGCATCTTGAAAACGacatggaagaagaggatgaagcaGACGAATAG